The following are from one region of the Syngnathus acus chromosome 19, fSynAcu1.2, whole genome shotgun sequence genome:
- the tom1l2 gene encoding TOM1-like protein 2 isoform X4, which translates to MEFLMGNPYSTPVGHCIERATDGSLPSEDWTLNMEICDIINETEDGPKDAIKAMKKRLNGNRNYREVMLALTVLETCVKNCGHRFHALVTSRDFVDGVLVKIISPKNNPPTIVQDKVLALIQAWADAFRSSPDLTGVVQIYEELKRKGIEFPLSDLETLSPIHTPQRTASAPEGDSTLQYSSPPQPAPAPHVVPAAYTTPQVPNVQPSGAINPTSEQICRLRSELDVVRGNTKVMSEMLTEMVPGQEDASDYELLQELNRTCRAMQQRVVELISCVSNEAVTEELLHVNDDLNNIFLRYERYERFRSGRSTVQTVNNGVLSEATEDNLIDLGPASPAVVSNMPNAATTSLPPSVTASAGRPSSPASLASRLAGMDVGADTVSSTLSSLSSSKPPPPQDDFDVFAQTRTGSLPEPNKMTPAKDSQAAAAAAAAAPPTLDVQQPRAATCVGGQSSVMDDIEEWLSTDVKGDEGEEGVTSEEFDKFLEERAKAAEMVPTLPSPPSSDPGAAQGSPSRKKSDRPEDALFAM; encoded by the exons GCCAAAAGACGCAATAAAAGCAATGAAGAAAAGACTGAATGGCAATAGAAACTACAGGGAGGTGATGCTGGCTTTAACG GTGCTGGAGACTTGCGTAAAGAACTGCGGCCACAGGTTTCATGCGCTGGTCACTAGCAGGGACTTTGTGGACGGTGTGCTTGTTAAAATCATCTCTCCTAAAAATAACCCTCCCACCATCGTTCAGGACAAAGTATTGGCGCTCATTCAG GCATGGGCCGATGCGTTCAGGAGCAGTCCGGATCTCACAGGCGTTGTCCAAATCTACGAGGAGCTCAAGAGAAAAGGCATCGAGTTCCCCCTGTCGGACCTGGAGACCCTCTCGCCCATACATACACCTCAGCGG ACTGCATCGGCACCAGAGGGAGACTCGACTCTGCAGTACAGCAGCCCCCCTCAGCCTGCACCTGCACCGCATGTTGTTCCGGCAGCCTACACCACCCCTCAAGTTCCAAACGTTCAACCGTCCGGAGCCATCAACCCAACGTCTGAACAG ATTTGCAGACTGCGCAGCGAGTTGGATGTCGTTCGCGGAAACACTAAAGTCATGTCTGAGATGTTGACTGAGATGGTCCCGGGACAGGAGGACGCTTCCGACTACGAGTTGCTACAG GAGCTGAACAGGACCTGCAGAGCCATGCAGCAGAGGGTAGTGGAGCTCATCTCTTGCGTCTCCAACGAGGCAGTGACCGAGGAGCTGCTGCACGTAAACGATGACCTCAATAACATCTTCTTGCGCTACGAAAG ATACGAGAGGTTCAGATCTGGAAGGTCTACGGTTCAGACTGTCAACAATGGG GTCTTGAGCGAAGCGACAGAGGATAACCTGATCGATCTGGGCCCCGCCTCGCCAGCAGTGGTCAGCAACATGCCCAATGCGGCCACGACAAGCTTGCCCCCGAGCGTCACCGCCAGCGCCGGGAGACCATCCTCTCCGGCCTCCCTGGCGTCTCGCCTCGCTGGAATGG ATGTTGGCGCAGACACTGTGAGCAGCACTCTGAGCTCTTTATCCAGCAGCAAGCCTCCACCTCCCCAGGATGACTTTGACGTGTTCGCCCAAACCAGGACCGGATCTCTCCCTGAACCTAATAAGAT GACTCCGGCAAAGGACAGTCaggcagctgctgctgctgctgct gctgctcctccaaCTCTGGATGTCCAACAACCACGTGCAGCAACG TGTGTCGGAGGTCAGTCCTCTGTCATGGATGACATAGAGGAGTGGCTAAGTACTGATGTG AAAGGAGATGAAGGTGAGGAGGGTGTGACAAGTGAAG AGTTTGACAAGTTCCTCGAGGAGCGAGCCAAAGCTGCAGAGATGGTCCCCACCCTGCCGTCCCCCCCGAGTAGCGACCCCGGCGCAGCGCAGGGAAGCCCCAGCCGCAAGAAGTCTGACAGACCGGAGGACGCTTTGTTTGCCATGTAG
- the tom1l2 gene encoding TOM1-like protein 2 isoform X8 has product MEFLMGNPYSTPVGHCIERATDGSLPSEDWTLNMEICDIINETEDGPKDAIKAMKKRLNGNRNYREVMLALTVLETCVKNCGHRFHALVTSRDFVDGVLVKIISPKNNPPTIVQDKVLALIQAWADAFRSSPDLTGVVQIYEELKRKGIEFPLSDLETLSPIHTPQRTASAPEGDSTLQYSSPPQPAPAPHVVPAAYTTPQVPNVQPSGAINPTSEQICRLRSELDVVRGNTKVMSEMLTEMVPGQEDASDYELLQELNRTCRAMQQRVVELISCVSNEAVTEELLHVNDDLNNIFLRYERYERFRSGRSTVQTVNNGVLSEATEDNLIDLGPASPAVVSNMPNAATTSLPPSVTASAGRPSSPASLASRLAGMDVGADTVSSTLSSLSSSKPPPPQDDFDVFAQTRTGSLPEPNKMTPAKDSQAAAAAAAAPPTLDVQQPRAATKGDEGEEGVTSEEFDKFLEERAKAAEMVPTLPSPPSSDPGAAQGSPSRKKSDRPEDALFAM; this is encoded by the exons GCCAAAAGACGCAATAAAAGCAATGAAGAAAAGACTGAATGGCAATAGAAACTACAGGGAGGTGATGCTGGCTTTAACG GTGCTGGAGACTTGCGTAAAGAACTGCGGCCACAGGTTTCATGCGCTGGTCACTAGCAGGGACTTTGTGGACGGTGTGCTTGTTAAAATCATCTCTCCTAAAAATAACCCTCCCACCATCGTTCAGGACAAAGTATTGGCGCTCATTCAG GCATGGGCCGATGCGTTCAGGAGCAGTCCGGATCTCACAGGCGTTGTCCAAATCTACGAGGAGCTCAAGAGAAAAGGCATCGAGTTCCCCCTGTCGGACCTGGAGACCCTCTCGCCCATACATACACCTCAGCGG ACTGCATCGGCACCAGAGGGAGACTCGACTCTGCAGTACAGCAGCCCCCCTCAGCCTGCACCTGCACCGCATGTTGTTCCGGCAGCCTACACCACCCCTCAAGTTCCAAACGTTCAACCGTCCGGAGCCATCAACCCAACGTCTGAACAG ATTTGCAGACTGCGCAGCGAGTTGGATGTCGTTCGCGGAAACACTAAAGTCATGTCTGAGATGTTGACTGAGATGGTCCCGGGACAGGAGGACGCTTCCGACTACGAGTTGCTACAG GAGCTGAACAGGACCTGCAGAGCCATGCAGCAGAGGGTAGTGGAGCTCATCTCTTGCGTCTCCAACGAGGCAGTGACCGAGGAGCTGCTGCACGTAAACGATGACCTCAATAACATCTTCTTGCGCTACGAAAG ATACGAGAGGTTCAGATCTGGAAGGTCTACGGTTCAGACTGTCAACAATGGG GTCTTGAGCGAAGCGACAGAGGATAACCTGATCGATCTGGGCCCCGCCTCGCCAGCAGTGGTCAGCAACATGCCCAATGCGGCCACGACAAGCTTGCCCCCGAGCGTCACCGCCAGCGCCGGGAGACCATCCTCTCCGGCCTCCCTGGCGTCTCGCCTCGCTGGAATGG ATGTTGGCGCAGACACTGTGAGCAGCACTCTGAGCTCTTTATCCAGCAGCAAGCCTCCACCTCCCCAGGATGACTTTGACGTGTTCGCCCAAACCAGGACCGGATCTCTCCCTGAACCTAATAAGAT GACTCCGGCAAAGGACAGTCaggca gctgctgctgctgctgctgctcctccaaCTCTGGATGTCCAACAACCACGTGCAGCAACG AAAGGAGATGAAGGTGAGGAGGGTGTGACAAGTGAAG AGTTTGACAAGTTCCTCGAGGAGCGAGCCAAAGCTGCAGAGATGGTCCCCACCCTGCCGTCCCCCCCGAGTAGCGACCCCGGCGCAGCGCAGGGAAGCCCCAGCCGCAAGAAGTCTGACAGACCGGAGGACGCTTTGTTTGCCATGTAG
- the tom1l2 gene encoding TOM1-like protein 2 isoform X6 encodes MEFLMGNPYSTPVGHCIERATDGSLPSEDWTLNMEICDIINETEDGPKDAIKAMKKRLNGNRNYREVMLALTVLETCVKNCGHRFHALVTSRDFVDGVLVKIISPKNNPPTIVQDKVLALIQAWADAFRSSPDLTGVVQIYEELKRKGIEFPLSDLETLSPIHTPQRTASAPEGDSTLQYSSPPQPAPAPHVVPAAYTTPQVPNVQPSGAINPTSEQICRLRSELDVVRGNTKVMSEMLTEMVPGQEDASDYELLQELNRTCRAMQQRVVELISCVSNEAVTEELLHVNDDLNNIFLRYERYERFRSGRSTVQTVNNGVLSEATEDNLIDLGPASPAVVSNMPNAATTSLPPSVTASAGRPSSPASLASRLAGMDVGADTVSSTLSSLSSSKPPPPQDDFDVFAQTRTGSLPEPNKMTPAKDSQAAAAAAAAAAAAAPPTLDVQQPRAATKGDEGEEGVTSEEFDKFLEERAKAAEMVPTLPSPPSSDPGAAQGSPSRKKSDRPEDALFAM; translated from the exons GCCAAAAGACGCAATAAAAGCAATGAAGAAAAGACTGAATGGCAATAGAAACTACAGGGAGGTGATGCTGGCTTTAACG GTGCTGGAGACTTGCGTAAAGAACTGCGGCCACAGGTTTCATGCGCTGGTCACTAGCAGGGACTTTGTGGACGGTGTGCTTGTTAAAATCATCTCTCCTAAAAATAACCCTCCCACCATCGTTCAGGACAAAGTATTGGCGCTCATTCAG GCATGGGCCGATGCGTTCAGGAGCAGTCCGGATCTCACAGGCGTTGTCCAAATCTACGAGGAGCTCAAGAGAAAAGGCATCGAGTTCCCCCTGTCGGACCTGGAGACCCTCTCGCCCATACATACACCTCAGCGG ACTGCATCGGCACCAGAGGGAGACTCGACTCTGCAGTACAGCAGCCCCCCTCAGCCTGCACCTGCACCGCATGTTGTTCCGGCAGCCTACACCACCCCTCAAGTTCCAAACGTTCAACCGTCCGGAGCCATCAACCCAACGTCTGAACAG ATTTGCAGACTGCGCAGCGAGTTGGATGTCGTTCGCGGAAACACTAAAGTCATGTCTGAGATGTTGACTGAGATGGTCCCGGGACAGGAGGACGCTTCCGACTACGAGTTGCTACAG GAGCTGAACAGGACCTGCAGAGCCATGCAGCAGAGGGTAGTGGAGCTCATCTCTTGCGTCTCCAACGAGGCAGTGACCGAGGAGCTGCTGCACGTAAACGATGACCTCAATAACATCTTCTTGCGCTACGAAAG ATACGAGAGGTTCAGATCTGGAAGGTCTACGGTTCAGACTGTCAACAATGGG GTCTTGAGCGAAGCGACAGAGGATAACCTGATCGATCTGGGCCCCGCCTCGCCAGCAGTGGTCAGCAACATGCCCAATGCGGCCACGACAAGCTTGCCCCCGAGCGTCACCGCCAGCGCCGGGAGACCATCCTCTCCGGCCTCCCTGGCGTCTCGCCTCGCTGGAATGG ATGTTGGCGCAGACACTGTGAGCAGCACTCTGAGCTCTTTATCCAGCAGCAAGCCTCCACCTCCCCAGGATGACTTTGACGTGTTCGCCCAAACCAGGACCGGATCTCTCCCTGAACCTAATAAGAT GACTCCGGCAAAGGACAGTCaggca gctgctgctgctgctgctgctgctgctgctgctgctcctccaaCTCTGGATGTCCAACAACCACGTGCAGCAACG AAAGGAGATGAAGGTGAGGAGGGTGTGACAAGTGAAG AGTTTGACAAGTTCCTCGAGGAGCGAGCCAAAGCTGCAGAGATGGTCCCCACCCTGCCGTCCCCCCCGAGTAGCGACCCCGGCGCAGCGCAGGGAAGCCCCAGCCGCAAGAAGTCTGACAGACCGGAGGACGCTTTGTTTGCCATGTAG
- the tom1l2 gene encoding TOM1-like protein 2 isoform X3, whose translation MEFLMGNPYSTPVGHCIERATDGSLPSEDWTLNMEICDIINETEDGPKDAIKAMKKRLNGNRNYREVMLALTVLETCVKNCGHRFHALVTSRDFVDGVLVKIISPKNNPPTIVQDKVLALIQAWADAFRSSPDLTGVVQIYEELKRKGIEFPLSDLETLSPIHTPQRTASAPEGDSTLQYSSPPQPAPAPHVVPAAYTTPQVPNVQPSGAINPTSEQICRLRSELDVVRGNTKVMSEMLTEMVPGQEDASDYELLQELNRTCRAMQQRVVELISCVSNEAVTEELLHVNDDLNNIFLRYERYERFRSGRSTVQTVNNGVLSEATEDNLIDLGPASPAVVSNMPNAATTSLPPSVTASAGRPSSPASLASRLAGMDVGADTVSSTLSSLSSSKPPPPQDDFDVFAQTRTGSLPEPNKMTPAKDSQAAAAAAAAAPPTLDVQQPRAATCVGGQSSVMDDIEEWLSTDVKGDEGEEGVTSEEFDKFLEERAKAAEMVPTLPSPPSSDPGAAQGSPSRKKSDRPEDALFAM comes from the exons GCCAAAAGACGCAATAAAAGCAATGAAGAAAAGACTGAATGGCAATAGAAACTACAGGGAGGTGATGCTGGCTTTAACG GTGCTGGAGACTTGCGTAAAGAACTGCGGCCACAGGTTTCATGCGCTGGTCACTAGCAGGGACTTTGTGGACGGTGTGCTTGTTAAAATCATCTCTCCTAAAAATAACCCTCCCACCATCGTTCAGGACAAAGTATTGGCGCTCATTCAG GCATGGGCCGATGCGTTCAGGAGCAGTCCGGATCTCACAGGCGTTGTCCAAATCTACGAGGAGCTCAAGAGAAAAGGCATCGAGTTCCCCCTGTCGGACCTGGAGACCCTCTCGCCCATACATACACCTCAGCGG ACTGCATCGGCACCAGAGGGAGACTCGACTCTGCAGTACAGCAGCCCCCCTCAGCCTGCACCTGCACCGCATGTTGTTCCGGCAGCCTACACCACCCCTCAAGTTCCAAACGTTCAACCGTCCGGAGCCATCAACCCAACGTCTGAACAG ATTTGCAGACTGCGCAGCGAGTTGGATGTCGTTCGCGGAAACACTAAAGTCATGTCTGAGATGTTGACTGAGATGGTCCCGGGACAGGAGGACGCTTCCGACTACGAGTTGCTACAG GAGCTGAACAGGACCTGCAGAGCCATGCAGCAGAGGGTAGTGGAGCTCATCTCTTGCGTCTCCAACGAGGCAGTGACCGAGGAGCTGCTGCACGTAAACGATGACCTCAATAACATCTTCTTGCGCTACGAAAG ATACGAGAGGTTCAGATCTGGAAGGTCTACGGTTCAGACTGTCAACAATGGG GTCTTGAGCGAAGCGACAGAGGATAACCTGATCGATCTGGGCCCCGCCTCGCCAGCAGTGGTCAGCAACATGCCCAATGCGGCCACGACAAGCTTGCCCCCGAGCGTCACCGCCAGCGCCGGGAGACCATCCTCTCCGGCCTCCCTGGCGTCTCGCCTCGCTGGAATGG ATGTTGGCGCAGACACTGTGAGCAGCACTCTGAGCTCTTTATCCAGCAGCAAGCCTCCACCTCCCCAGGATGACTTTGACGTGTTCGCCCAAACCAGGACCGGATCTCTCCCTGAACCTAATAAGAT GACTCCGGCAAAGGACAGTCaggca gctgctgctgctgctgctgctgctcctccaaCTCTGGATGTCCAACAACCACGTGCAGCAACG TGTGTCGGAGGTCAGTCCTCTGTCATGGATGACATAGAGGAGTGGCTAAGTACTGATGTG AAAGGAGATGAAGGTGAGGAGGGTGTGACAAGTGAAG AGTTTGACAAGTTCCTCGAGGAGCGAGCCAAAGCTGCAGAGATGGTCCCCACCCTGCCGTCCCCCCCGAGTAGCGACCCCGGCGCAGCGCAGGGAAGCCCCAGCCGCAAGAAGTCTGACAGACCGGAGGACGCTTTGTTTGCCATGTAG
- the tom1l2 gene encoding TOM1-like protein 2 isoform X5, whose translation MEFLMGNPYSTPVGHCIERATDGSLPSEDWTLNMEICDIINETEDGPKDAIKAMKKRLNGNRNYREVMLALTVLETCVKNCGHRFHALVTSRDFVDGVLVKIISPKNNPPTIVQDKVLALIQAWADAFRSSPDLTGVVQIYEELKRKGIEFPLSDLETLSPIHTPQRTASAPEGDSTLQYSSPPQPAPAPHVVPAAYTTPQVPNVQPSGAINPTSEQICRLRSELDVVRGNTKVMSEMLTEMVPGQEDASDYELLQELNRTCRAMQQRVVELISCVSNEAVTEELLHVNDDLNNIFLRYERYERFRSGRSTVQTVNNGVLSEATEDNLIDLGPASPAVVSNMPNAATTSLPPSVTASAGRPSSPASLASRLAGMDVGADTVSSTLSSLSSSKPPPPQDDFDVFAQTRTGSLPEPNKMTPAKDSQAAAAAAAAPPTLDVQQPRAATCVGGQSSVMDDIEEWLSTDVKGDEGEEGVTSEEFDKFLEERAKAAEMVPTLPSPPSSDPGAAQGSPSRKKSDRPEDALFAM comes from the exons GCCAAAAGACGCAATAAAAGCAATGAAGAAAAGACTGAATGGCAATAGAAACTACAGGGAGGTGATGCTGGCTTTAACG GTGCTGGAGACTTGCGTAAAGAACTGCGGCCACAGGTTTCATGCGCTGGTCACTAGCAGGGACTTTGTGGACGGTGTGCTTGTTAAAATCATCTCTCCTAAAAATAACCCTCCCACCATCGTTCAGGACAAAGTATTGGCGCTCATTCAG GCATGGGCCGATGCGTTCAGGAGCAGTCCGGATCTCACAGGCGTTGTCCAAATCTACGAGGAGCTCAAGAGAAAAGGCATCGAGTTCCCCCTGTCGGACCTGGAGACCCTCTCGCCCATACATACACCTCAGCGG ACTGCATCGGCACCAGAGGGAGACTCGACTCTGCAGTACAGCAGCCCCCCTCAGCCTGCACCTGCACCGCATGTTGTTCCGGCAGCCTACACCACCCCTCAAGTTCCAAACGTTCAACCGTCCGGAGCCATCAACCCAACGTCTGAACAG ATTTGCAGACTGCGCAGCGAGTTGGATGTCGTTCGCGGAAACACTAAAGTCATGTCTGAGATGTTGACTGAGATGGTCCCGGGACAGGAGGACGCTTCCGACTACGAGTTGCTACAG GAGCTGAACAGGACCTGCAGAGCCATGCAGCAGAGGGTAGTGGAGCTCATCTCTTGCGTCTCCAACGAGGCAGTGACCGAGGAGCTGCTGCACGTAAACGATGACCTCAATAACATCTTCTTGCGCTACGAAAG ATACGAGAGGTTCAGATCTGGAAGGTCTACGGTTCAGACTGTCAACAATGGG GTCTTGAGCGAAGCGACAGAGGATAACCTGATCGATCTGGGCCCCGCCTCGCCAGCAGTGGTCAGCAACATGCCCAATGCGGCCACGACAAGCTTGCCCCCGAGCGTCACCGCCAGCGCCGGGAGACCATCCTCTCCGGCCTCCCTGGCGTCTCGCCTCGCTGGAATGG ATGTTGGCGCAGACACTGTGAGCAGCACTCTGAGCTCTTTATCCAGCAGCAAGCCTCCACCTCCCCAGGATGACTTTGACGTGTTCGCCCAAACCAGGACCGGATCTCTCCCTGAACCTAATAAGAT GACTCCGGCAAAGGACAGTCaggca gctgctgctgctgctgctgctcctccaaCTCTGGATGTCCAACAACCACGTGCAGCAACG TGTGTCGGAGGTCAGTCCTCTGTCATGGATGACATAGAGGAGTGGCTAAGTACTGATGTG AAAGGAGATGAAGGTGAGGAGGGTGTGACAAGTGAAG AGTTTGACAAGTTCCTCGAGGAGCGAGCCAAAGCTGCAGAGATGGTCCCCACCCTGCCGTCCCCCCCGAGTAGCGACCCCGGCGCAGCGCAGGGAAGCCCCAGCCGCAAGAAGTCTGACAGACCGGAGGACGCTTTGTTTGCCATGTAG
- the tom1l2 gene encoding TOM1-like protein 2 isoform X1, whose amino-acid sequence MEFLMGNPYSTPVGHCIERATDGSLPSEDWTLNMEICDIINETEDGPKDAIKAMKKRLNGNRNYREVMLALTVLETCVKNCGHRFHALVTSRDFVDGVLVKIISPKNNPPTIVQDKVLALIQAWADAFRSSPDLTGVVQIYEELKRKGIEFPLSDLETLSPIHTPQRTASAPEGDSTLQYSSPPQPAPAPHVVPAAYTTPQVPNVQPSGAINPTSEQICRLRSELDVVRGNTKVMSEMLTEMVPGQEDASDYELLQELNRTCRAMQQRVVELISCVSNEAVTEELLHVNDDLNNIFLRYERYERFRSGRSTVQTVNNGVLSEATEDNLIDLGPASPAVVSNMPNAATTSLPPSVTASAGRPSSPASLASRLAGMDVGADTVSSTLSSLSSSKPPPPQDDFDVFAQTRTGSLPEPNKMTPAKDSQAAAAAAAAAAAAAPPTLDVQQPRAATCVGGQSSVMDDIEEWLSTDVKGDEGEEGVTSEEFDKFLEERAKAAEMVPTLPSPPSSDPGAAQGSPSRKKSDRPEDALFAM is encoded by the exons GCCAAAAGACGCAATAAAAGCAATGAAGAAAAGACTGAATGGCAATAGAAACTACAGGGAGGTGATGCTGGCTTTAACG GTGCTGGAGACTTGCGTAAAGAACTGCGGCCACAGGTTTCATGCGCTGGTCACTAGCAGGGACTTTGTGGACGGTGTGCTTGTTAAAATCATCTCTCCTAAAAATAACCCTCCCACCATCGTTCAGGACAAAGTATTGGCGCTCATTCAG GCATGGGCCGATGCGTTCAGGAGCAGTCCGGATCTCACAGGCGTTGTCCAAATCTACGAGGAGCTCAAGAGAAAAGGCATCGAGTTCCCCCTGTCGGACCTGGAGACCCTCTCGCCCATACATACACCTCAGCGG ACTGCATCGGCACCAGAGGGAGACTCGACTCTGCAGTACAGCAGCCCCCCTCAGCCTGCACCTGCACCGCATGTTGTTCCGGCAGCCTACACCACCCCTCAAGTTCCAAACGTTCAACCGTCCGGAGCCATCAACCCAACGTCTGAACAG ATTTGCAGACTGCGCAGCGAGTTGGATGTCGTTCGCGGAAACACTAAAGTCATGTCTGAGATGTTGACTGAGATGGTCCCGGGACAGGAGGACGCTTCCGACTACGAGTTGCTACAG GAGCTGAACAGGACCTGCAGAGCCATGCAGCAGAGGGTAGTGGAGCTCATCTCTTGCGTCTCCAACGAGGCAGTGACCGAGGAGCTGCTGCACGTAAACGATGACCTCAATAACATCTTCTTGCGCTACGAAAG ATACGAGAGGTTCAGATCTGGAAGGTCTACGGTTCAGACTGTCAACAATGGG GTCTTGAGCGAAGCGACAGAGGATAACCTGATCGATCTGGGCCCCGCCTCGCCAGCAGTGGTCAGCAACATGCCCAATGCGGCCACGACAAGCTTGCCCCCGAGCGTCACCGCCAGCGCCGGGAGACCATCCTCTCCGGCCTCCCTGGCGTCTCGCCTCGCTGGAATGG ATGTTGGCGCAGACACTGTGAGCAGCACTCTGAGCTCTTTATCCAGCAGCAAGCCTCCACCTCCCCAGGATGACTTTGACGTGTTCGCCCAAACCAGGACCGGATCTCTCCCTGAACCTAATAAGAT GACTCCGGCAAAGGACAGTCaggca gctgctgctgctgctgctgctgctgctgctgctgctcctccaaCTCTGGATGTCCAACAACCACGTGCAGCAACG TGTGTCGGAGGTCAGTCCTCTGTCATGGATGACATAGAGGAGTGGCTAAGTACTGATGTG AAAGGAGATGAAGGTGAGGAGGGTGTGACAAGTGAAG AGTTTGACAAGTTCCTCGAGGAGCGAGCCAAAGCTGCAGAGATGGTCCCCACCCTGCCGTCCCCCCCGAGTAGCGACCCCGGCGCAGCGCAGGGAAGCCCCAGCCGCAAGAAGTCTGACAGACCGGAGGACGCTTTGTTTGCCATGTAG
- the tom1l2 gene encoding TOM1-like protein 2 isoform X2 — translation MEFLMGNPYSTPVGHCIERATDGSLPSEDWTLNMEICDIINETEDGPKDAIKAMKKRLNGNRNYREVMLALTVLETCVKNCGHRFHALVTSRDFVDGVLVKIISPKNNPPTIVQDKVLALIQAWADAFRSSPDLTGVVQIYEELKRKGIEFPLSDLETLSPIHTPQRTASAPEGDSTLQYSSPPQPAPAPHVVPAAYTTPQVPNVQPSGAINPTSEQICRLRSELDVVRGNTKVMSEMLTEMVPGQEDASDYELLQELNRTCRAMQQRVVELISCVSNEAVTEELLHVNDDLNNIFLRYERYERFRSGRSTVQTVNNGVLSEATEDNLIDLGPASPAVVSNMPNAATTSLPPSVTASAGRPSSPASLASRLAGMDVGADTVSSTLSSLSSSKPPPPQDDFDVFAQTRTGSLPEPNKMTPAKDSQAAAAAAAAAAPPTLDVQQPRAATCVGGQSSVMDDIEEWLSTDVKGDEGEEGVTSEEFDKFLEERAKAAEMVPTLPSPPSSDPGAAQGSPSRKKSDRPEDALFAM, via the exons GCCAAAAGACGCAATAAAAGCAATGAAGAAAAGACTGAATGGCAATAGAAACTACAGGGAGGTGATGCTGGCTTTAACG GTGCTGGAGACTTGCGTAAAGAACTGCGGCCACAGGTTTCATGCGCTGGTCACTAGCAGGGACTTTGTGGACGGTGTGCTTGTTAAAATCATCTCTCCTAAAAATAACCCTCCCACCATCGTTCAGGACAAAGTATTGGCGCTCATTCAG GCATGGGCCGATGCGTTCAGGAGCAGTCCGGATCTCACAGGCGTTGTCCAAATCTACGAGGAGCTCAAGAGAAAAGGCATCGAGTTCCCCCTGTCGGACCTGGAGACCCTCTCGCCCATACATACACCTCAGCGG ACTGCATCGGCACCAGAGGGAGACTCGACTCTGCAGTACAGCAGCCCCCCTCAGCCTGCACCTGCACCGCATGTTGTTCCGGCAGCCTACACCACCCCTCAAGTTCCAAACGTTCAACCGTCCGGAGCCATCAACCCAACGTCTGAACAG ATTTGCAGACTGCGCAGCGAGTTGGATGTCGTTCGCGGAAACACTAAAGTCATGTCTGAGATGTTGACTGAGATGGTCCCGGGACAGGAGGACGCTTCCGACTACGAGTTGCTACAG GAGCTGAACAGGACCTGCAGAGCCATGCAGCAGAGGGTAGTGGAGCTCATCTCTTGCGTCTCCAACGAGGCAGTGACCGAGGAGCTGCTGCACGTAAACGATGACCTCAATAACATCTTCTTGCGCTACGAAAG ATACGAGAGGTTCAGATCTGGAAGGTCTACGGTTCAGACTGTCAACAATGGG GTCTTGAGCGAAGCGACAGAGGATAACCTGATCGATCTGGGCCCCGCCTCGCCAGCAGTGGTCAGCAACATGCCCAATGCGGCCACGACAAGCTTGCCCCCGAGCGTCACCGCCAGCGCCGGGAGACCATCCTCTCCGGCCTCCCTGGCGTCTCGCCTCGCTGGAATGG ATGTTGGCGCAGACACTGTGAGCAGCACTCTGAGCTCTTTATCCAGCAGCAAGCCTCCACCTCCCCAGGATGACTTTGACGTGTTCGCCCAAACCAGGACCGGATCTCTCCCTGAACCTAATAAGAT GACTCCGGCAAAGGACAGTCaggcagctgctgctgctgctgc tgctgctgctcctccaaCTCTGGATGTCCAACAACCACGTGCAGCAACG TGTGTCGGAGGTCAGTCCTCTGTCATGGATGACATAGAGGAGTGGCTAAGTACTGATGTG AAAGGAGATGAAGGTGAGGAGGGTGTGACAAGTGAAG AGTTTGACAAGTTCCTCGAGGAGCGAGCCAAAGCTGCAGAGATGGTCCCCACCCTGCCGTCCCCCCCGAGTAGCGACCCCGGCGCAGCGCAGGGAAGCCCCAGCCGCAAGAAGTCTGACAGACCGGAGGACGCTTTGTTTGCCATGTAG